The DNA region gtacttgaataaatCACCTCTGTTCCTGCATCTGGAAAAGTGCTCtttgagtaaataaaaaattattgaATGAAAAgtaatagatttttaaaatatgatgcTGCTATTACACCCGGAAAATCACACCTctgtttagatgtttttttctacctGCTATGAGTGATTATAGAGCCTTTTTGTGTGCCTTATgccattattttatgttatttctgccttttttgagatatttcaacttatattttattgattttatttaatatttgaatgccttttaaaggaccagtgtgtaacaattagggcaatctattggcagaaatggaatataatattaataagtatgttttctttattgtataatcacctgataataacaatcgttgtgttttcgttagcttagaatgagccgtttatatctacatagggagcgggtcctcttcacggagtccgccatgtttctaagGTAgctcagaaaggacaaaccaaactctgttaacttatcctgcttgggccggagtcgataacgttactcgctcccgtcgccgccgctctctctctctctcttgcttcaccactcactccccacgtacacacacacacactctaaaaaggctctagagagggacattcgtgTTTTTGCGTccgccaccgtagttctccaacacactttggcacacgggagaggcttcagttggttgcgatctcctcaactcaccgctagataccggcagatcctacacactggacctttaagtagaatagaatagaatatatctttattgtcattgtacaagtACAACGAAATTTAAATGAAATCCTAAAAAGTgcatgaaacataaacaataacgtgcctataaaattattaaaaaaattaaataaacactatacacactggacctttaagtgacaaacaaacaagaaaaaaggGAGCAATACAGCCTTTACATAGAAGCAAAAACACGAAATGAATATAAACATCTTCTGCTCTGCTCATGTTGAACATTATGTGTATTTTCTTCCCTCAGATCCTCCCGCCACTCCCAAAGTGCATTGCAGGTGTGCAAGCTACCCAAACGTGACTCTTTGCTCCTGGCCTGAACCCTCTCAGTCCCCACCAACACACTACGTTGCCACCTACAGGTAAATCTGACAGCAGCTGTCCTCTTCCTGGTGACCCCAAACCACTGACCCCTTTTTAGTAAAACAGAGCTCCATCATTtatatgtgtgttaatgtgttttccagtgagagacacagacagcCGGTCACCGAGCAGTGCCATCTCATCCAGCCCGACTCTGCATCTTCGAATCTGACCTCAGCACCGTCACCATCATCTGAGCGGGTACCagctttatttacctttgcagcAGATACACTGTAGCTGAAGAGGGGAGTTTCCAAAACTCACTCTGATTTAGTCTAAATGAAACCAACACCTCAGTGAATATAGAGAATATTATGATGaaaatgttactgtaatgttgaTCCTCTCACCTTCATATCTAAACTGGTCTCAGAGGATTGGAAAACCCCTATTTACATTTCATGTTAAACAGCAGctgtaaacaaaccacagaccagtttcatgtttttcttgtgAGTCTGAGGTGAAAAGTATGTCAGTAATATAAGAGAAATAAGTGCCGTTGTGCTTGGCTGCTAGCAATTATGAATTTATAATACTGGGAGCATCCATCCTCTcatgcatatatatatctataatttATCGTATGTCTTTACTATTAAGTTTAAATTAAGCTGTCAGTGTGCAAAAATTAGTAAAGTAATTTTTAAATTGAGACATGAAATATACATtaacatataaataatatatatagatataaagcTATACATAATATATGACCTAACATCACATATAATCCTGTATCTTTTTTTAATAGCTGTGGCACTGCAACCTGCCCAACCTGAAGCTCCTCACCAACTACATCATCAACGTCACGGCCGTTTATTCTGGAGGAAGCAGCTCCCATCTGTCCAGTTTCATGTTGGAGGATATAGGTGAGAACTGAAATGGTCTAAACGAGAATAGAGAGAGTGATTGATAGACAGTTTAGattatgataatgatgataatgtaGTGTAAACTGTAAAGAcacttttgttttgatttaaaatTCCTGTCTTTGTCTACTTGTCTTCTTCTGTAGTGAAACCAGATCCTCCCGAAAACGTCCGGGTTTCCCCTCATGATACCAGAAACCTGTTGTTGGTGGAGTGGTCTCCTCCCTCTACCTGGGCTAACCTAGACATCTTCCCCCTAAAATACCAGATCCTGTACCAGTGGGAACACAAGGGCACCCAAAAGTCTGTCAATGTAAGAATAACCTTCATCATCAGCAGCGGCCGCAGTGTGATTTAAAAACTCTACATTATTACACAGATAATCACATGTGGAAGTTCAAAATTACCTCATTTTTGAGGCAACTTCAAAAACGTTTCAGGAAGTTCCGTCATCTGTGGAAATCCTTCCTTCTTCCATTTCAACTAAgttgtaatgttttgtttttttagaattgtttgtttgaattcatttaaagcattaaaatgtttaattatggGGCAGTACAGTAGCTTTTCAGTATAAACGTAAACATACACACAATGATTCATCTTATAGTGTTTAGAATTGTAAAATTTTCATTAATGATTactttaaactgacaaatgttgATTGGAAGGCAGCTTGTTTCCTCATTTAAATGCTCAAACgtgtaaagatttgtttgacattttgggaaatacgcttactCATGTTCGTGTTGGTGCTGGTAGGCAAGGGatgacactacaggtgaatagggtaaatataatagatatcaccatgaaacttccccagttggtTATTTACAtcaagacaattattttttgtattacaagttttctgaaatgttatgtttaaatatgcaaatgaggcagtatctaattaaatatgtgctaatttgcatcaattcccagaacagaaatctgaacttTAGATAAAGCCatgttcaaaattcttgtttcattttgttgatgtatcagagtcaaaggtttttacagagggaattttctctttgtatcactccataaaacagaataataattgTCAACAGCAGTAAAAAATCCAatttcgccatgtttttaggaataaaatgttgtataaatcaagCTATGAATAATATATGAACAAAGCCCTCTGTAAAAAACTTCAGGATATAGATAGGaaggaaactggaaagtttggtgtatgtaagtgctactgaagtggagatatCTGAGAAAAACCTAATTTTGACAAAGCAGCCTTTAAAAatttgtattgtaaaattccatacattttgcaagacgcTGCaagtgaatagggtaaaaaaattaactaatatacaccaccatgaaacttccccagttgaatacttacattaagacgattatattttgtattacaagtttccTGAAATGGTATGTTTAAATaagcaaatgaggcattatctaatgctaacatTGGTTGAATTTAgcagaaatctacagatgcaaacagacaaagtagtaaaataatcatatatgtgtattttggatgttttctttccacttgtCTGAACTTATATTTTCTCCTCCAGCTGGGTCCATTTGAGACCACCAAGGTTGAGCTGAAGGTGCTGACCCCAGGGAGGACCTACATGTTCCAGGTGTGTGCTAAGGAGCTGCTGGGTCTGGGCGAATGCAGTGACTGGAGCTCACCTGCAAATATCACCATACCAGTAACGAAACTGTAGAGACTCcctctcacttcctgttttatttaaCCGTCACCTCCAGTGTCTTTTATCTGCACAAGCAATGCAAGCAACAgttattcatattttgttttatttataaatggaTATTATCTGTACAGTGTACAATCAGCATTTCCactgaaaatgttatttaattttttgtaatattcttggtgtaataataataatatagaaacCATACTGTAAGACATTGTGATAGTTTGTCAGGGTGTCTGATAGTCTGATCAGTTTTTACCTCAACCGTTTATGACCCCCTTTTGACCTcttttaagacacattttacTATGTTTTCATCATTGTGTGGCAGCTCCTCATTTGTGTGAAACATTGAATAAAAACAAGGCATTCGTATTGAATCTGCTGACCAATCAGTCAATGACATTCACCACCAGTGGGGTGACAAACTCTGAGTGTCTGACGCCCAGCGTGAAAGACGGCGGTCTGGGGAGATGCACGTGAAACTTCTCTGGGCTGTAGGAGCCGGGGCCGGGAATAGCAGAGGAATAATTAAGCCTCTTAGTCCGTTGCTGCATGGAGAAGGAGGGCTGGCGCTGGTGGTAAATGTCCGGGTTGATGGTGTCGTATTTTGCCGGTCCGGGGCTCATGGAGAGGTCTTCGGAGGGAGATCCGACCTTCCTCCGGCCTGAGAAGCTGTAGCTGGCACTGGAGGGTTTATTGGGAACCTGGCAGCCCAGTAGATTAGGGAGATTATAGCTGgagggaagaaaaacaatacatgTATTAAGACTGAGCCTCAGAGACTTTTCATTTCAGCAACAGTGATTTAAATGATAAGGCTGGAAATATTCTGCTCCTCAATACTTTCCCAAATCCCCAGCTAAGCCCATTCATTCCTACGGAAGACGTAAATCTTTAAATACATACTCATTTTTCTTTAAAGAGCTAAAttatatggtaaaaaaaaagctgagcactgtagttttttagcagatgttactcaaacaggagtaaatagtatATCTGTTGGGACCTTATATGTGGGATGCACTCAGAATAAACTAAAGTGTTCATCATAATTACACGTCATCTCattgcaaccctgtctcccacaaaattttaacatttttatacaaCTAAATCGCATTCTCAGTTATGTTTCAAGGGAAACGttttttctcctggattatggtcacagttttaaacagttttaaacagttttaaacagttttaaacacgtattaaatgttgtaaattgaaacgaaacaaaaaacgcaacaaagctacttggttaggtttagtacaaaatgtcatggtttggcttaaaatgactacgaaaatgaaacaacaaaacataatgCAACAAAAGTagttcattaggtttaggcagaaAAGCTACTTGTTTAaggttagtaaaaaaaaaacacatcatggtttggcttaaaattactacttttgtTATTTAAGCTATGGACGTAAATTAACCTAGGTgtacgttgacttttggtttcacatgggacaccaaCAACGGTCTCCTAggtgaaagccttgtgtttggtTGACCCATCCACGATccacgtaatttttaggagacaaggctgtctcattgatgtgtttttaatagttttggaGCAATAAGTGTGGTCCTATCACCAGCCTTGTCCTTTAAAGTCTCTGTCCTGCTGTCTTCACCTGTTGGGTGCTGGTACGGCATCCATGGAGCGGTATCTGGAGCGAGAGCCGATGGTGTAGCACGGTGGTCTGTGGTGAGCGTTGAGAGGTGGAGCCTTCTCGGGGCTGTAGGCCCCCGGCCCTGGAGTCTGGTACAGCTCAGCTATGAACAGGGATAGAAATTGGTCTTGGTCTTTCCTTTATTATCTTAATTCATTTTAAGGTGTGTCGGTGATGAAGGTATAGAGTAGACTGAAATGTTGTAAATAGTGTGGAGCAGGAGGTTTTTTGTTCGTTTTTATCACCTTTATTATTCACTGTGCGTCTTCCTCTGCCCAAAATGGAGTAGGAGGGAGTTTCCATCCGGCCAAACCGGGTGACCTTGGCACCAATGTGGTACCTCGGTCCTGGACTGGAGTCCACAGAGATCACTACAGAAAAAACAGGATGCACAAACCATCATCCAAAGACCTCGTAAAATGAACTTAAAAACcaatttagcatgaaaaaagagACATTGTGGAGTGAAAACTGGGGCACTGCAGATAACAGAACATGAATATATAACAACTCACTGGTGCTGCTCATGCGGCCGTGAAAGGAGTACGCCGGGCTGCTGGGCTTGGTGAAGTCATGGTTGATGTATCCGACTGTAGGGGGCAGAGCGTAGCGTCCGGGGCCAGGGCCtgacaaagagaggaagaggaggaggaggaggaggaggacggggtgATGAAAATGATGCAACAGATTCAGCTCCATGCAGCAGCAGTATGGCACACCCACCACTGGCTCTCTGGCTCTGGGCTACGTTGCCTCTGATGATTTCCATATGGGAgctctttctctcattttctaTGGTTATGCTTTTTAACGTTCCTCCTCTGCATGTTTTTGGAAAATGGATTCTAAACAAAGTAGACACCTCAAACAAGTATGGAGCAACGGCTGCATAATGCTGTGAGAGAGCACAAAGGCAGCGCTGctatgataacacacacacacacacacacacacacacagatttcttGAACTGACCTCTTTCTCTAGCAGAGATTATCGGTCGTTTCTTCATCACCTCCTGCATACTcctgtctttcttcttctttgtctcttCCTCTTTGGTTCTCTTGTCACTTCAGACACAtcctgttttttgtgtgtgtggctctcAGTCTCCAGGTGATCCGTGGCCTCCTGGGCTGAATTATACATGACCGTGAGGTGAAAGAAACCCTATCTTGACCGACGAGGCCCCGGTTACGCCCCAACCTGCTCTCCACCTCCTTTTCTCCACCAAAGTCCCCTCAGGGCTGAATGTTTTTAACAACCAGGGCCAAAGAGTTGACTCAGAGAAACAGTGATTGTCTTGGACACATCTTTTAAAGTTAAATAGAGATGCAATTCAGAGTTAAAGTGCTTTGTTTAAGTAAAGCACTGCAACAATAATGTCAGTAACACGTAATGTAGTTCATCCTATTCTGAGGCATTAGGTTACTACAACAGTATGTGTGGTGACCCACTCAACTACACTCTCCTGTAAGTGTAACTAATAGCATCTCAGTGCCCATGCTATTAAAAATGAAAGGACTTACACTGATCTTCTGTTGCAGGTGCCAGCTCACCGGTGCTGTAATGAAAACCATGGGCTGGTGAGTATTAACATTTGGACAGctttttgttaaatatatttttatacatcAATGCAAAATCTCTAAATGATTCTTTGCCTGCCAGAGCGGCGGGGTAAATTTAGTAAGGTGATGTAACAGCGTGCCAAATGGCTTCTTCCgggaaggaaaacaaacaaacaaaaaggcttttaaatattgaaaaatctCCGGGGATGTTTGTGCCTTTTCTCTTCTATTGGCTGGTAAATCAGCCGGAGTGAAAAGCCAAAATGTATCAGCACTCAGTAGTGGGAagcaagtacatttactcaagtactgtcgATAAGTacaatgttgaggtactttacaTGTACTTGCGTATTTTTCTTCTTATACTACTTCTAATCCACCATCTTTCAGTTGCAAAATCCTCAGATTttctcagatggtttcattaaaaggaccagtgtgtaacattttgggggacatatcagcagaaatggaatataatattcataactatgttttcattagtgtataatatcctgaaactaagaattgttgtgttttcattagcttagaatctttcatatctacatagggagcagctcctcttcacagagtccgccatgttgctccgccgtgtttctacagtagcccagaacggacaaaccaaacactggttctagagagagtcttttgtgtttttacgttacctgaaggccaccgtagttcttcgacacgcttgtgaaactgcggtaacgtgagccgcagagtgctaaacagttgtaccgccagccgccgtctgacttccgtcgctcgtaaagttgtgttattatggtaaggatgaactgcgttaccatggtttttgcactcggcagctcacgttatcgcagtcttggaaaggaaggagtgagcggaggggtactctcagttggttgcaatctgcaaccacactacaagatgctgccaaatcctacacactgtccctttaaacaatAGTTCTAATCATATAAGGCACTGGTTCCTAACCTGGAGTCCAGGCCGCCCTTAGGGGGGGtaccaaagatcacagggggtgcgccaTCTGCTTTGAAGTTgacaaaattagatttgctcatgtataacatcataataacacacttacttgATAATATATacaagtctgtatataaaactattcaaatatatatatatgtttgctacttagtagctcttagatacaagtagggggggcttcaaggaaaataggttgatCTAAGGGACTGTAAAAATATGActggggtggggaggggggctgaattttatatttcattttataaaaaaaaaaaaaaagcaggaccCTCATCAGCATTACCAATATTTTCTTTGGACCCTCCCCTTGACTTAAAACTGCAATAATAGATATATGTTTAAAGAACTTCTATTTAATCCATGAAAAGCTGCAATCCATACccttgaaaataataaaaaaaatactcacatCTGACATTCAAACTACAAAACttcaattaaaaaatgtcaatttctaaactaaactaaaataaaggTTGAGAAAACTCCACCATATCCTATAGTAGGCTACTTTGACTGCTAGCATAGCACCCAGGCAGCATCTGAAAAGTGTCAACTGTGACAGAAAAGGCCTGAGGTGAATTAACTTTCGGTAAATAACAGAGATGTTTGCTTTCCAGC from Sebastes umbrosus isolate fSebUmb1 chromosome 16, fSebUmb1.pri, whole genome shotgun sequence includes:
- the odf3l2a gene encoding outer dense fiber protein 3-like protein 2a; the encoded protein is MQEVMKKRPIISARERGPGPGRYALPPTVGYINHDFTKPSSPAYSFHGRMSSTMISVDSSPGPRYHIGAKVTRFGRMETPSYSILGRGRRTVNNKAELYQTPGPGAYSPEKAPPLNAHHRPPCYTIGSRSRYRSMDAVPAPNSYNLPNLLGCQVPNKPSSASYSFSGRRKVGSPSEDLSMSPGPAKYDTINPDIYHQRQPSFSMQQRTKRLNYSSAIPGPGSYSPEKFHVHLPRPPSFTLGVRHSEFVTPLVVNVID
- the ebi3 gene encoding interleukin-27 subunit beta, with translation MAAMVGSVRVTVTLLMCVLGGQALDLLRVTATSGNPPATPKVHCRCASYPNVTLCSWPEPSQSPPTHYVATYSERHRQPVTEQCHLIQPDSASSNLTSAPSPSSERLWHCNLPNLKLLTNYIINVTAVYSGGSSSHLSSFMLEDIVKPDPPENVRVSPHDTRNLLLVEWSPPSTWANLDIFPLKYQILYQWEHKGTQKSVNLGPFETTKVELKVLTPGRTYMFQVCAKELLGLGECSDWSSPANITIPVTKL